A window of the Burkholderia sp. 9120 genome harbors these coding sequences:
- a CDS encoding Gfo/Idh/MocA family oxidoreductase: protein MAQRRLRLGMVGGGQGAFIGAVHRIAARLDDRFELVAGALSSDPQRAQASAAEAGIARSYADWREMARAEATRDDGIDAVAIVTPNHLHAPVATAFLEAGIHVVCDKPLAISLAEGEALAKLAREKNKLFALTHTYSGYPMVRYARELIDSGGLGELRVVQVEYAQDWLAEPIETSGTNKQAGWRTDPALAGPAGCLGDIGTHAYHLAAFVTAMTPSSLAAEVHTFVPGRRIDDHVQAMLRYANGARGMLWASQVASGAENALRLRVYGTKANLAFDQEQPNDLWFTPLGGSAERLTRGRVKSAIAAHATRVPAGHPEGYLEAFAQLYKDAALQIEALDAGRALPAESLLLTTVEDGVAGLRFIDAMLASSAADGQWREIGGA, encoded by the coding sequence GGCGGGCAGGGCGCGTTTATCGGCGCGGTACATCGGATCGCGGCGCGGCTCGACGATCGCTTCGAACTGGTGGCGGGCGCGTTGTCGTCCGATCCGCAGCGTGCGCAGGCCAGCGCCGCCGAGGCGGGCATCGCGCGTAGTTACGCCGACTGGCGCGAGATGGCGCGCGCCGAAGCCACCCGCGACGACGGCATCGACGCGGTGGCGATCGTCACGCCGAATCATCTGCATGCGCCGGTTGCGACGGCGTTTCTCGAAGCGGGTATCCATGTGGTGTGCGACAAACCGCTAGCGATTTCGCTCGCGGAAGGCGAGGCGCTCGCGAAACTCGCACGCGAGAAGAACAAGCTCTTTGCGTTGACGCATACGTATTCCGGTTATCCGATGGTGCGTTACGCGCGCGAACTGATCGATTCGGGTGGACTCGGCGAATTGCGCGTGGTGCAAGTCGAATACGCGCAAGACTGGCTGGCGGAACCGATCGAAACGAGCGGCACGAATAAACAAGCCGGCTGGCGCACGGACCCTGCGTTGGCGGGCCCGGCAGGCTGTCTCGGCGATATCGGCACGCACGCGTATCACCTGGCCGCTTTCGTCACGGCGATGACGCCGTCGTCGCTCGCGGCGGAGGTGCATACCTTCGTGCCGGGACGTCGCATCGACGATCATGTGCAGGCCATGCTGCGCTATGCGAACGGCGCGCGCGGCATGTTATGGGCGAGTCAGGTGGCGAGCGGCGCGGAGAACGCGTTGCGTTTGCGGGTGTATGGAACGAAGGCGAATCTTGCTTTCGATCAGGAACAGCCGAACGACTTGTGGTTCACGCCGCTGGGTGGTTCGGCTGAACGGTTGACGCGAGGGCGGGTAAAAAGCGCGATCGCGGCGCATGCGACGCGTGTGCCGGCGGGACATCCTGAAGGCTATCTGGAAGCGTTCGCGCAGTTGTATAAAGACGCGGCGTTGCAGATCGAAGCGTTGGACGCGGGTCGCGCGCTGCCGGCGGAAAGCCTGTTGCTGACGACGGTGGAAGACGGTGTGGCAGGTCTGCGGTTTATCGATGCGATGCTGGCGAGCAGCGCAGCGGATGGGCAGTGGCGGGAGATTGGGGGCGCTTGA
- a CDS encoding retron system putative HNH endonuclease — MKAWKKLANDDWKPSYPDLKNPEKKDLHDALIAVQGDTCCYCGRRISRADSHIEHFAPQADAPEQALEYENLLASCIRERSRKLPLHCDHAKDEEFDGSLCISPLDPACEERFKYALDGAIMATDSADKKADYMIGLLKLGIASLRDRRQAALEGMFDDAFLKPATHAEWEAIRAIHHARNSAGQFEDFAHVITRFAEQLSTT, encoded by the coding sequence TTGAAGGCCTGGAAGAAGCTGGCAAACGACGATTGGAAACCGAGCTATCCGGATCTCAAGAATCCGGAGAAGAAAGATCTGCACGATGCGCTGATTGCCGTACAAGGCGACACCTGCTGCTATTGCGGCCGCAGAATTAGCCGGGCCGATAGTCACATCGAGCACTTCGCGCCGCAAGCGGATGCCCCTGAACAGGCACTTGAGTATGAAAATCTGCTCGCGTCCTGTATCCGCGAGCGCTCGCGCAAGTTGCCGCTGCACTGCGACCACGCGAAAGACGAAGAGTTCGACGGAAGCTTGTGTATATCGCCGCTCGATCCTGCCTGCGAAGAGCGCTTCAAATATGCTTTAGACGGCGCAATCATGGCCACCGATTCCGCGGATAAAAAAGCGGACTACATGATCGGTCTCCTGAAGCTCGGCATTGCGTCCTTGCGCGACCGCCGGCAGGCTGCGCTCGAAGGCATGTTCGACGACGCGTTCCTCAAACCCGCAACCCATGCCGAGTGGGAGGCGATCCGTGCGATCCATCATGCGCGAAACAGCGCCGGTCAATTCGAGGACTTCGCCCACGTGATCACTCGATTTGCGGAGCAGTTGTCCACGACCTGA
- a CDS encoding AAA family ATPase: MRIDSIRLTNYRCHSGLEVDFSPSFNVLVGGNGSGKTSLLNGICEVFAVSAAEFAPVQLQMLSDDAVRRARVEVQGQLGFEPQFPVSVNASGIFNGARVTWGVERNALADRPHVMPYPAAAINQKNNTESGQTLPLLAYYRASRRWDQGDQNELTAATQRTSRMDAYKNYGDASTNAGALLVWAMSKSLERFQVSSETGQAFDDIHNDELALVNHALANAIDEIKGIKYDMREKGLLVEWKHDSPSGQPATLFANLSDGQRAVVGLVADIARRICILNPHLALEVLKQTPGIVLVDELDTHLHPTWQRALTLGLQSAFPAIQFIVASHSPQVLSEMKPEQIIVLIDGIGANPQVSYGLDSSAVLEEIMGASARPLEVADELSLLFAALARDELDVARERLAALRVKAPGIVELNRAEALLKRKEILGR; the protein is encoded by the coding sequence ATGAGAATCGACAGTATCAGGCTGACCAACTACCGGTGCCATAGTGGGCTGGAAGTGGATTTCTCGCCGTCGTTCAACGTATTGGTGGGTGGCAACGGAAGCGGCAAGACGTCGTTGCTGAATGGTATTTGCGAAGTCTTTGCGGTATCCGCCGCAGAGTTTGCTCCCGTGCAACTTCAGATGCTCAGCGACGACGCCGTCAGACGCGCGCGCGTTGAAGTTCAAGGGCAGCTTGGATTCGAACCGCAGTTCCCCGTGTCCGTCAATGCGAGCGGCATTTTCAATGGCGCACGCGTGACCTGGGGCGTCGAGCGCAACGCGTTGGCGGATCGTCCCCATGTCATGCCGTACCCAGCAGCGGCCATCAATCAAAAGAACAATACGGAGAGCGGCCAGACTTTGCCGCTCCTCGCCTATTACCGTGCCAGTCGGCGTTGGGACCAGGGCGACCAGAATGAGCTGACGGCGGCCACCCAACGAACAAGCCGCATGGACGCGTACAAAAATTACGGGGACGCGTCGACGAACGCTGGGGCGTTGCTGGTGTGGGCCATGTCCAAATCGCTGGAGCGGTTCCAGGTTTCATCCGAAACCGGACAAGCCTTTGACGACATCCACAACGACGAACTCGCCCTCGTCAACCACGCACTCGCCAATGCCATCGACGAAATCAAAGGCATCAAATACGACATGCGCGAGAAGGGCCTGCTCGTCGAATGGAAGCACGATTCGCCGTCCGGGCAGCCCGCCACGCTTTTCGCCAATCTGAGCGACGGGCAACGTGCCGTCGTCGGCCTGGTCGCCGACATTGCGCGCCGAATCTGCATCCTGAACCCTCACCTCGCGCTGGAGGTGCTGAAGCAAACGCCAGGCATCGTACTGGTCGACGAACTCGACACGCACTTGCATCCCACGTGGCAGCGGGCGCTTACGTTGGGTTTGCAATCCGCGTTTCCGGCTATCCAGTTCATTGTGGCCAGTCATTCTCCGCAAGTCCTGAGTGAGATGAAGCCGGAGCAAATCATCGTGCTGATTGATGGCATCGGTGCCAATCCGCAGGTTAGCTACGGACTGGATTCGAGCGCGGTGCTCGAAGAAATCATGGGTGCCTCCGCTCGCCCACTGGAAGTAGCGGACGAACTATCGCTGCTGTTCGCGGCGTTGGCTCGAGACGAACTGGACGTCGCGCGCGAACGCCTTGCCGCGCTGCGCGTCAAGGCGCCCGGTATCGTCGAGTTGAACCGTGCGGAAGCACTGCTGAAGAGAAAGGAGATCCTTGGCCGATGA